The DNA segment CTTTTTGGATGTTAATTTGAAAATCAAAATACATTAAAACAAAGGAGGGGAAATGGCAGACAATGTAATACTTTGCCCTGTGGATTTAAGCCCCATATCGATAAAGGCACTCAAGAAAGCAGCTGAACTTGCCCGTATCTATAATGCCAAGCTGGCACTGCTCCATGTTGACGAGCATCTCATGGATGAGAAAGAAATGGTCATGCTGAGGGTTAGTGTTAAGGATTTTCAGGAGAGACAGAAAAAATATATGGAAGAAGTGGAAAAGAAAATGGTCGAAGAGGTCAAAAAGGCAGGCGCAGATGATTTAAAAGTCGATTATATACAGAAAGAGGGTAAAAAAGCATATAAAGAGATACTGGAGGTTGCTGATGAAATCAATGCTTATATGATTGTGATGGGAACAAGTGGTCATTCAAGCATTGAGGAACTCTTTCTGGGAAGTAATGTCGAAAACGTGGTGCGCCGCTCCAAGATTCCTGTCTTAACGATTCGAGGATAATTGCTTTTTTTTCTGTTAAAATAAAAATTTTTTTAACCTTCCTCTTTTGCACTCTTATCTTTGTTATCCTTTGTTCTAACAAACAGAAGAGGAAGATTTTTTAAAGGATGCAGAAACAAGAAATTCGCAAAAGAATCTGGAATTTGATGGAAAAAGAAGGAGTCTCTCTTTTCCCCGGCTCCAAGGGAAGAATTCCTAATTTTAAAGGCGCGGATAGCGCAGCAAATCTCCTCTCCAATCTCAAAGAATGGCAGAATGCGAAGGCAATTAAGGCAAATCCTGACTCTCCACAAAGAGCAGTCAGGCATCTCGCCCTAAACTCTGGCAAGACGATTTTTATGGCTGTGCCAAGGCTAAGAGATAAAAAATGTTTCATCAAACTCGATCCCTCAAAAATTAATCCCAAAGATATCTCAAAGGCCTCTTCGATAAAGGGTGCTTTCAAATACGGTATTCCTGTTCATCCCAAAGAAATCCAACAAGTCGACCTGATTGTTGCCGGCTCAGTAGCCGTAAGCAGAAAAGGGAGTAGAATCGGCAAAGGGGGTGGCTTTTCTGATCTGGAGTATGCTATTGGACGGGAATTTGGTTTTGTGAAAGAGGATATACCCATTGTAACGACTGTTCATCCCCTTCAGATTGTGGATGGAGAGCTTCCAGAGTGTGACCATGACTTTAAAATTGATTTTATTGTTACACCGGATGAGGTTATCTCAACAAAAAGGGAGGGTGGCAGGCCCAAAGGAATCATAAGAGAACATCTCAAAGAAGAAAAAATTGAAGAAATCCCTATTCTTCAAGAAATCCTGTCTTGAGATAAAAAAGAGGACAAGCAAGGAACAAGAGAATATTTATATGCCTTGACCCTCTTTCCAACTGATGATACATTTTTTTAAAAATTTAAAACTCCAAAGAAAAAAATCTTATGCCCCTCTTATTTACCGAAAAGAAAATAGGAAGCCTTGAGATAAAGAATCGTATTGTCCGCTCTGCAACCTATGAAAAGATGGCTACAGAAAATGGAGAGGTTACAGAGAGACTCATCGAATGTCATAAAGAGCTCGCAAGAGGCGGAGCTGGTCTTATTATCACGGGTCATGCCTTTGTCCATCCCATGGGCAAGGTGAGTCATTTCATGACAGGGATTCAAAGTGATGACATGATTCCAGGACTTAGGAGACTCACAGATTCCGTTCATAATGAAGGGGGAAAGATTTGCATCCAGATAAACCACGGCGGTCGACAGGTAGACAAAAAGGCTATTGGAGGCAAAACCCCTCTGGCTCCTTCTCCTGTTCCTGACCGAGTAAGTAAGACCTCTCCAAGAGAGATGACAGATGGTGAAATTCAAGAAGTCATAGAGGCCTTTTGTTTAGCTTCTGAAAGAGCAAAAATGGCTGGTTTTGATGCTGTCCAGATTCACGGGGCACATGGATTTCTCATAAGTGAGTTTATCTCCCCTTATACGAACAGGAGAGAGGATATATGGGGAGGGAGTTTGGAAAACAGAATGCGCTTTCCATTGGAGGTCTACAGTGGGGTGAGAAGGGTGGTTAGTAAGGATTATCCCGTATTGATTAAGCTCAACTCTGAAGATTTTTTGGAAGGGGGTCTTGAGGTCAAAGAGAGCATTGCCATAGCTTTGGAATTAGAAAAGGAGGGGATTGATGCCATTGAAATCAGCGGAGGAATGAGGGAATCAAGACTCGGTGCAGCCAGGAGGGATATCCTGAAAGAGGATATGGAGGCCTATTTCCTTGCCAATGCAAGAGAGTTCAGGAAGGCTCTGAATATCCCTCTCATCCTTGTTGGAGGGTTGAGATCAATGAAGGTTATGGAGGGGGTTCTGGAGGAGGGGACAGTTGATTTTGTCTCGATGAGCCGGCCGCTCATCAGAGAGCCAGATCTCCCAAATAAAATGAAAGAGGGAAAGGAAAAGGCGGACTGTATCTCCTGCAATGGCTGTTTTGGTTTAAAACTCGAATATACTCGCTGCACACAGGTTAAAAAATGAAAAAGATTTCAGACAGGGATTTTTTGAAAGGGGTAATTTCCCGATTCTTTGTCTGGGCCCTTCTTATTATTGCCCTCTTTTATTATCTCGGTATAAAGCTCGATTATAAATATATGGCCCTTATCTTTATTGGGCTCTTCATTATCGTTATTTTTTATTACCTAAGGAAAATGTCTTGAATTTATAGAAATCCTTTATTTCTTCTTTCCCCTT comes from the Nitrospinota bacterium genome and includes:
- a CDS encoding universal stress protein, with the protein product MADNVILCPVDLSPISIKALKKAAELARIYNAKLALLHVDEHLMDEKEMVMLRVSVKDFQERQKKYMEEVEKKMVEEVKKAGADDLKVDYIQKEGKKAYKEILEVADEINAYMIVMGTSGHSSIEELFLGSNVENVVRRSKIPVLTIRG
- a CDS encoding 5-formyltetrahydrofolate cyclo-ligase, yielding MQKQEIRKRIWNLMEKEGVSLFPGSKGRIPNFKGADSAANLLSNLKEWQNAKAIKANPDSPQRAVRHLALNSGKTIFMAVPRLRDKKCFIKLDPSKINPKDISKASSIKGAFKYGIPVHPKEIQQVDLIVAGSVAVSRKGSRIGKGGGFSDLEYAIGREFGFVKEDIPIVTTVHPLQIVDGELPECDHDFKIDFIVTPDEVISTKREGGRPKGIIREHLKEEKIEEIPILQEILS
- a CDS encoding NADH:flavin oxidoreductase, with the translated sequence MPLLFTEKKIGSLEIKNRIVRSATYEKMATENGEVTERLIECHKELARGGAGLIITGHAFVHPMGKVSHFMTGIQSDDMIPGLRRLTDSVHNEGGKICIQINHGGRQVDKKAIGGKTPLAPSPVPDRVSKTSPREMTDGEIQEVIEAFCLASERAKMAGFDAVQIHGAHGFLISEFISPYTNRREDIWGGSLENRMRFPLEVYSGVRRVVSKDYPVLIKLNSEDFLEGGLEVKESIAIALELEKEGIDAIEISGGMRESRLGAARRDILKEDMEAYFLANAREFRKALNIPLILVGGLRSMKVMEGVLEEGTVDFVSMSRPLIREPDLPNKMKEGKEKADCISCNGCFGLKLEYTRCTQVKK